The sequence TTTAAGTGGTTGGTTATTGGAAAAAAATATCGTTGCATATAATTCTCCACTAAAATTACAAAAATTTTTATTATTTTATGAATTAATGAGTAAGGTTAATGGAGAAAAAACAGATTTTACTTATTTAAAAGGATATCAAAAAGGACCAGTATTTAGTGTGGTTTGGGGAGATTATACTAAAGATAGAAATCAATTCAATTCATTAGCAAGATCTACATATATGAAAAATAAAAAAAATATAAATGAAAGAATAGCTATTATATGTAATTATTTAGTTTCAATTCTTAATGAAATTGAATTGTCTGAATTAACACATAAACTTAATTTATGGAGTAATAAAGAAAAATTAATTAATTCGGGGCAAAAACAAGTTGAATTAAGTGAATCGGATTTCGATGATAGAGATAAAAAAATGATTGAAACATTAGAAAAAATGTATTCTATAGAAGAAATTGAAAATTCTATAATTTTACCTATAAATGACATTAATTTTGTTATATCTAAAGAACAATACCCAATGTTAACAGAAACGCATTTAGATACATTAATGAAAATTGTAAAAAATGAAGAATTACATAATCCTGTTTATATAGAAATTGATGAGGAAGGAGCATTAGCAATTGATTAAAAATAGTGATGTTTTAAGAATGAAAATTCCTTATCCAAAAATAGATTCAAAATTGGCATATCAAGCACATATGTATATATGTTATAAAAAAGAACTCAACGATTATAAATTTATAAAATGTCAAACCTTAAAGCCATATATGATAGGTGAGAATAATCCAGTTAATAATTTTATAGATGAATTTCCTGATGAAAATAGAAATCCATTTACTAAACACACACGAATTGATTGTGATAAATTATTAACGAGTATAAGAAGAGATATATGTAAGGAGTTATATAATCAATTAGAATTTAAAATAAAAAATATAGATATTTCAATCGTTAAAGTTATTGAAAGAGATTTAATAATATTAAATAAATTCATTAGATTTATTGATGGTGTATAAAAAAAAGAGAGTGTCTCAAAAAGTCTGTAATTTAAAAAATAATAAAAATGCTATCTTTTATGATGAATATATAAATCATAGAAGGTGGTATTTTTTATGACATAAAAGTGATATATCATAAAGGATAGAAAAAGCTTCAATTGAATTCAAAAAAAGAAGAGTTAAATTAAAATATTTTTCTAAAATAGGATATTCAATATTAAAAAGCTATCATTAAGGGTTTATACATCCAGTGAAGTGGTACTATTACCATATACCTACTTCTAAAGAAATTATATCTAAAAAATAATAAAAGGGGGTCTAATATCAGATTGTAAACTACAAGTTATGCTGACCTATATACTACTTTATTAAACAAAATAAGCTCCTTACCAAAGGGTAAAGAGTTTGTTTTACTAGAGTTAATCGCAATACCGTCGGCTTTGATTGGCAGATGGTTTTATGAAAATGTAAATAACGGAATTGTAAAAAATGTAGAACACATCGGAAAAGCGGAAGGTGGAGTAGAAAAAAGCTACGCAGTGCGTGGCGGACTGGAAAAGATATTTAGATAATTTTGGAGGTGCATATCATGGCAGAAGAAAACAGAGAAATTGTAGTGATAGATGAAACTACAATGAAAAGTAAGATTTACTATATAAGAAATCAAAAGGTTATGCTTGATTTTGAACTTGCTGAAATATATGGATATGAAACAAAAACATTTAATCAGCAAGTTAAGAATAACATAGAAAAATTTGATGAAGATTTTAGATTTCAACTTACAAAAGATGAATGGGAATTTTTGAGGTCAAAAATTTTGACCTCAAAATCAGATGAAGGGGCAGGTGGTAGAAGATATATGCCTTATGCCTTTACAGAACAGGGAATCTATATGCTTATGACCGTATTAAAAGGAGAACTTGCTGTTAAGCAAAGTAAGGCTTTAATACGAATGTTTAAGCAGATGAAAGACTTTATAATCGAAAATCAAGATTTTATTAGCTCAAAAGAATTAGTGCAAATAGCAGTACAGACAAATGAAAATACAAAGGATATAGCTGAAATAAAGTCGCGAATGGCTACAAAAGAAGATTTGAAAAAGGTGATGGATAATTTTATAGATCCGGACACTTACAAGCATTTCCTTTTGATGAATGGAGATAAGATTGAAGCGGATGTTGCCTATACTAAAATATATAAGTCTGCAAAGAAAAGCATTTATGTAATAGATAACTATATAGGACTTAAAACATTGGAACTTTTAAGAGCTGCAAAAGATAATGTCGAAGTCATTATATTTAGCTACAATGTCAGAAATAAAGATATGCTTACAAAAAATATCCTAAACGATTTTAGAAGAGATTATCCAAATATTAACTTAAAAATGAAGATAGCAGGAAGAAAGTACCATGATAGATATATTGCTATTGACTATGGAGCAGAAAATGAAGCCTTTTATCTTTGTGGAGCATCATCGAAGGATGCAGGTAATAAAATATCAAGCATTACCAAGATAGAAGAATCTTCTAAAGATATGTATCATACAATGTTTGGTGGAATGTTAAGCAATAAAGATTTGAAAATTTAATATACAGATAACAGATTAGACAGTTATACGAGCTTTAAGCAAGGCGATAGAAGTAAAATTTATCGTCTTTTTTAATTGAAACAAACAGGAGGAAAACTATATGCAAGAAAATAAAAATGAACAGAATACAGGTACAATTTGGTTCGCCCACTTTCTAAATTGGACGGCACGTTCGTTATTTACTTTAAATCCTACTGCAATAATTGTTTGTAGGTTATAGTGTTTTGTATTATATGATTTTCCGTCATTTGCAGTTATTAAGTATTTCTTAATAACTGAATTTTCGTCTAGTTCGTTATCGTCAAATATTTTTTTTAGATGTTGATTTATTGCCGATACACTTACATCATAAAGAGCTGCCATCATCTTTTGAGTTAGCCAAATATTTTCATTTTCATATCTAATTTCAATGGCTTCTTGGTTATTACCGTTAGCTGCAATAAAAGTCAAGTATTCAGCAGCAGATGATCTAATTTGAATTTCTTTTTTATCCTTTTCTTTACTCATAATTTCCTCCAAGTATAAATTTCATTCTACCTTTAAAGACTGGAATGCTAATCAAGAATACATTTTTTTGTTATTGGTAATTGATGATAAGTTTGACCTATAATCTTAAAAGCGGTTTATAAAAGCATTTACTGATTTTTGGTAGCTTTTGATTTATTAAAGCTAGCAATATTCCATAAATTATTACTACTGTAATTGAAAGGAGAATAGCTAATTTGTTATCTAGTTTATCTTTTATGGATATATAAAATTCTAAACCTATAACTATAAAATCAAATAAAAATTCTGTATTTTTACATATAGCGATTCATGCTCATAAAATCACATAATCTTTGTATTTCTTGTTTTCTCTTTTAGCCTCCCAATAGGCACGGGTAATAGCTTCAAAAGCAGCATCTTTATCTTCGTCAGAAATTTCTTTACCTGCAAATAAAGAACTTATACCTTCTGTTAATGCTCTTGCTTTTTCTAATTCTTTTTTGCCACTCATGTTATAAACTCGATTTAAAAACTCGTCACTTTCTTCTAGAAGATAATTGTAATCACAGTCCATAACTTCAGCTATTTTTTTGTAAACCTCGATATCTCTTGGGTATCTTTCTCCGTCTTCATAATGTACAAGAGTTCTTGTACTTATTCCTATCATTTTTGCAAAATCTGTTTGACTTAAATGTTCTTTTTCACGAAAATTCTTTAATCTATCCGCAAAAGCCATAACTTTAACCTCCTGATACAATGCAAACTGAACTTATATTCATATTATAGAACAAACATTCAAGTTTGTAAATACGTTGTATTGGGGTGATTAGATGGGATATCTACCAAGAGCACAGCAAGCGATAGTGAATTTCAATGACGGAACTATTAAGAAATTCTTAATAGTTGCTCTTTATTTTTATCTATTTATTTACTAATAATTACCTCCGAGTATAAAAGCAAAAAAGCAAAGCACGCTTGACAAAAAAAGTAAAGCGAGCTATGCTATATATGTAAAGCGAGCTTGCTATTGGAGGAGAAAAATGAAAAATATAATTTCTCAATTAAGAAAACAACATAAAATAACTCAAGAAGAATTGGCAAATGAAGTTGGAGTAACAAGACAGACCATAACTTCCATTGAAACTGGAAAATATATAGCGTCACTGCCGTTGGCTTTTAAAATTGCTAAGTTTTTTGATATGAGTATCGAAGAAATATTTAGTATAGAGGAGGATGATTAATATGAACAAATTAGAAAAATATAAAAAAGAAATAGGATTTAGAATTAATATTTTATTATTATTATGTATATTAGCCTTACTCGCAGTTGTTATTGGTAATTTTTATTTAAAATATAAATTTCCATTAAAAGAAGATATGACAGATTATGTAGTAGGATTTTTTATTGGAATTGAATTAGCATGTGTATTCTATATGTCAATGTTTATTAAAGCATATAGGAATAGAGATATATTGGAAAAGATGTATATTAAAGAAACAGATGAAAGAGTGATATTAATAAAGATGAAGTCAGGAGAAAATATAATACCTATATTTTCAATGGTTATTGTAATTGTTGCTTTAATTGTAGCGTATGTAAGTTATGAAGCCTTTTTAGCGTTAATGATAGTTGCAATTGTACAAATAATACTTTCTAAATTATTAAAAATATATTGGTCAAAAAAGATTTAAAAAGGTATTAGACGATAGAAATTAAAAATTCTATCGTCTTTTTGCCATACAAGCTTTAGTATAGGACACACTTCTTATTTTTTTTGAAGTTTCATTAAATAATTTCTTAAGTTCTCATCACATGCATAAATGTACAATCCATTAACACCACGAGTCATAAGTATTCTTAATTCGTTTTTAGAAAATTTTTCAGCAAAACTTTGTTTTACATCCTCAGTAATTGTACGTTTTCTTGTCATTTTATCATATGCTTTTTTTGAAGTGTCATACACTATTTTCCCATTTTCATATTTAATTGATGGACCTAATATTACACCAGCATAATTTAAATCAAAACCTTGTATAGTAAATGTAGAACCAACTTCATTTATTGTTTCTTTTTGTTCAGCCCATGCATCATTTTTATTGCTTGATTTATGAGGTATAGCATTGTTCCATGGCATATGCCAGTCACCTATATTTACACAATTATATTTACTAGCTTCTTCTGATACCATAGAAATATCTTTATTCTTAAAATTATAGTCCCAGTCATATGTAGCTATAAGTCTAGACAATTTAGTCTTATCATTATTTGCTTTATTTTTAATAGCTTCATTAAGTTTATCTGGAGTGTCAAAGAATTTTATTTCATAATTACCTAAGTTAGTAGGTAATTCGTTAATTATACCATTTTCAATAAAATTATTTATCCAATCAAGAACTTCTTTTGAACTATTTATTCTTAATTGAGTTTTTAAACGTATTACTGGGAATTCAGACATATTTCTAAATTTATTAATGTCACTATCAGATAAATATTGTTCGGTTGTAAGTATTTGATTTTCATCAAACATAGCAATAGTAACTTTAGCTTTTTTTACAATGTCTTCTAACATATTATTACATTTTTTATTGTTCTTATTATAAAATCGTGTTGATCGAGTTAAAAGAAGATGAGCTTCATCAACAAATACAATATCAACTTCTAAATTACCATAAATGACGAGTTTTTTTTCTAGTAGTTATGCCTTTATTTTTTCTTCATAAATTTCTTTAGATGTCCGCCCTCCAAACATCTTTCTAGGATAATTATTCATATGTTCTGTTATCGCATTTATTTCTTTTACGCTATATTTTGATATTTTTGTAACTTTTGGTATAAATTTCCTTATTATTTTATTTTGTACCTCATTGCTTCCTCTTTCGAACGAGCAATATGGGTGACTATAATACCATGTAACTCCTTTGACTTCCATACCCCCTTATAAAATTCTACACCATTGTCTGATGTTATTGTCTTTAATATCATTTTTCTACTGTATTTTTCACTATTTCCGCTTTACAGCTATCTATTTTACGAATTATTTCTAATCTACTATATCTTTCTGTTAAGACCAATAATGATGTACTTTTGCCTTTTAATGTACCTTTTACAGTATTGATTTTCCAATGACCGTCTTCTGACTGCCTTTATTTTTTTTAAAAAGAAACACGTTGTTACTTATAGACCGTTGACTAATATGCCACATAAATATAGGATATTATTAAAATAACTGGAAAAGGGCGGTGATCTATTTGTTAGAGGAATTTGGGGAAAGAGTAAAAGAATTAAGAAAAAATATAGGCCTTAGTCAAGAAAAATTTGCATTAAAAATTAATATGGATCGAACTTATTTAGCATCAGTTGAAGCGGGTAATAGAAATATTTCGTTAAAGAATATTGAAAAAATTGCAGATGGGTTTGACATGTCTATATCGGAATTATTTAAAGGAGTTGAAAATGAGAGAAGACAAAAAAATTTATAAATTAAATAAAAATGATCAAGTTAGAAATTTAAAAAAAGATGATAAAATATATGTAGATGATGCAAATGATGAAATTAAGATAATTAAACAAAATAAAGCTACTAAAAAAAGCGTTGAAAATAATAAAGAAAAAGAGACATTGGTAGATAATGACTTTGATGAACAAGAAATTGAAAATCTGGACATAGTTGATGATAATGGGTTAAATGTATCTGATAAAACAGAAAATTTAAATGAAATGGAGACAATAGTTAAGGATATAGTCTTTGCTGAATTTTCAAGATTAATCGATACTATAGAGGATGATTTTATTGTTAATTATAATAAGAAAAGGTATAACTTTTTACTATCACAACTTGATGAACTTGTTACTGCCACTATGGTGTTTGTAAGTAGCTTTGAATCAAAAAGTGGTTTTGCAATAGAGAGAGTAGCAGAGAGGGTAGCAAGAGTAAGGTACGGAGAAGAAAATGTACCTTATATTATAAATCCAAGAGGTCTCGAACACAATATTCAAGCGGAAGTCGTGAATGGTCAGATTATTGTGACTGATATAGACTTAGATCACGGGACTTTAAAAGGGGAGATTGCAAAATTTAGAGCTAGTAATGTCGCAAGTGGAAGAGGAAAAAATAGGAAAGAAAGTGGAGTTACTCAAGAGAGTATTAAGGAATTGATACCAATAGGACAAGAGTATAAAATCGATGAGATAAAAATCAAACCTGTAGACTTGGCTTTTTATGATGGTGAGAATTGGAACATTCTAGAGTTAAAAGCTGGAGGAGATTTAGATAGCTCTAATGCACCGTCGAATATAGAAAAATTACTTTCGATTTATACAGGTGTAAATGTAGAAAATGCAAAAGTATATTTTGCAACACTTTATAATAAAGATGGGGAAGGTAATACATGGACAGGAGCTGTAAAAAAACATATGGCTTACCCAGAAATGTTTTTGATAGGAAAAGATTTATGGAATAAAATTTTGCCTAAAGGGATTGTATATGAAAGATTTACAGAACTTTATAAAATTGCTTTAGAGGAAATAGATTTAAATGAAAGAATCAAGTCTATGATAAGGAGTGCTCTGGAATGAGATATGGTAGAATATTTAATGAAGATTGTTTAAATCATATACGTACTTTACCAAATAATTCAATAGATTTAATCTTAACAGACCCTCCATACAATATAGCACAGTATTCAAGAGGAAACATTAAATTACCGAACAGATCAGAGGTTAATAATGATTTAGGTGAATGGGATCATAAGGAAATTAATCCATTCGAATTTGTCGATGAATTCAAAAGAGTTCTTAAACCAGAAGGAAATATTTTTATATTTACTAGCTACAATTTAATTGGTAAATGGCATGAAGCATTTGATAAAGAATTTGATACATTTCAATATTTTATTTGGCACAAAACAAATCCAATGCCAAAAATATATAAAAATGGATTTTTAAATAGTTGTGAGATGATTATTTGTTTGTGGAATAAAGGTCATAAGTGGAACTTTACAAATCAAAAAGAAATGCATAATTTTTTTGAAAGTCCAATATGTATGGGTCAAGAAAGACTTAAAAACCCAAAACATCCTGCTCAAAAACCATTAAGACTGATTAGACATTTAATGACCATTGGGAGTGATGAAGGAGATATTGTTTATGATCCTTTCATGGGAGTAGGAACCACATGTGTCGCAGCAATAGAGACAAAAAGGAAATTTATAGGGGTAGAAATAGATAAAGAGTTTTTTTATGCATCCAAAAAAAGAATTAAGGAACAAATAAAAAAATCAGAATATGCAAATAGAAGCTTATAGAGGTTATGTAAATAATTTTATACAGCAATAGAGTACCTCTTGCTTAATTTACTGTATTTTAAAGCAGGAGGTACTCTATTTAAAAATTCAAAGAACATTATTATAATTAAAAATTTTTAATGATTAAATGAGTTACACTTCTTTCGTTTCTGCTCCTAACATTATAGGTATAATTTTTTTCAAAATATAGAATGTTAAAATCAGATTTATATAAATTATATATAAAGTCTGTGTTTTTAATTATCAAAATAAATTTTGATGGAACTCTTTTTAAATAATTACATAATCTTATCTGGTCATTTAAATCAAAAGATTTACCTTCATAATCAGAAAAGTCAGTATCATACGGAGGATCTAAAAAAATAAAATCATCATTTGTTAGTTTTATTTTATCTAAGAAAATTTCAAAATCTAAATTGTATATTTGAGTATTTTCAAATATATTTTTAGTTTCTACATTAAAAAGCGAAACAATTTTTTTTGTAAATTGTTTTCTATTATAACTCATACCACCGTAAGGTATATTAAACTCACCTTTTTTATTATATCTGAACATTGAACCATAACAGTATTCTCTGATAAAGTAGAAGTTTGCAATTTCAAATTCTTTAGATGTATCTAATCTATTTAGGTTTATATCATTATATATATTCCTAAAATGTAAATAAAATCCACTTGTGAAGCCTGTTATTAAATTTTCTAATAAATCATTATCACTAAATTTTCTTTTTAAATTATTTTGTTTAGTCCTTTTAAATTTATCTAATACACTTGCTAATATTATTTTTGTATATGAGTCTAAATCTAAAACAAGTTCCTTTGATACCTTTGTCTTTGATATAATAAATTTAACAATATCAATTGATTTATTATTATCATCATTTAAATAAGCTTCAAGAATTTTATCGCTATATGAATCGCACGTATTAATAAGAGAAATGAACGAAGTATCGTATTCTAATAATATATTTTTAAATTCTTCATTTTGATTTCTAACAAGTTCATAGAAACAAATCAAAGAAGAAGAAATATCATTGATTTTAGCTTTAGAAGGCATTAATTCAAAAAAAACTGCTCCGCCACCAAAGAAAGGTTCAATGTATCTTGAATATTGTGGAATTAAATCCTTAATTTTATCAAATTCTCTAGATTTGCCGCCTGGCCATTTTATTATTGGTTTCAAAATAAATTTCCTCCTTAATACACAATTATAATATAGCATAAATGTTACTTAAAGTCAACGTGATTAATACTGTACAATAATCGTTAAATTTAGTAAGTAATTTTGTGAAAATTTCAAATATAGTATGGAATATATCTTTAATAATCTATTAGATGATTTAAGATTTAAATTACCTCTCCACTTCTTTTCCATAATAATTTTCATAGTTTTTCCTATACTGAACAAGGTCAGAAAATTGTTCTTTATTTAAAGAATACTCTTGCATAAGGGTGTTCTTTTTTTCTTGAAATTTATAGAGTGTCGTTAATATTTCTTTGGTGTTTGGTAGTTTTTTATAGTTTTCTAAAATTTCTTTAGTGGCTATTTTATAAACATAAAGTTCGCTATAATACTCCTCTACAAATTATTTATCTTCAGGATTTTTCTTGTGGTATTTATATTTTCCATATCTCGAGATAAACTCTTCATTTTAGTTTCAATCTTCTTTATTTTAACTAATAAGTCTTGTCTATCATCAACAGATTTTTTAATTAGATCATCGAGTTGGGTAATGGAATTAATGCCTTGTTCTCTTAACTTAATTATTGAATCAGCCATCGTTTTGATATTATGTTTTCTTGTTCAATCTTCATAACCTTTAGAGGATTGTGGTTTTTCATTAGTAGATATATCAATAACATTACCTACAAGTTTTTAATAGGATTAGCTTTGTTTTTTATAGCTAAATCTATCCTTTCTTTGATTTTTTCCTCAGTATAATCTTCTCCGATAGTCTTTTCTCTAGTAAATCTTTGCTTATCTTTATGACGAAAAGAAATGTGTTTACCAAACTTAATTTCAAAATCAAGAGATTTCATATTTTCTACAAATTCTTCCCACGAGTTAGACTTATTAATCATTCTATCTATATCAAATTGCAGTTTAGATTTCCAGGAATTTTCTTTCTTGTTTTGGTCATATTCGTACCAAGATTTACCGGCAGTTTTATATTTTCTTTTGTAAGCTTAATAATATTCATCGATGACTGAAAGCTTATTTTTTTTAAATAATTCGTCACTTTGATACCTAATTTTGTGGTAAGATTTTTTATTATATTGGTAGCATTTACCAGTCTTGTAATTAACATTATTAAAAATAATATGGTTATGGATATGCCTTCTATCTATATGAGTTGCAAGAACAAATTCATAATCTTTTTTTAAAATTTTCTTGCATAACTCCATTCCAATTTCGTGAGCTTTTATAGAATCATCCTCTCCTGGTAGAAAAGATTGGATTAAATGTCTAGCTAAAACTGAACCTTTAGTATCATTATCTTCTCGTGTTTTCATAAATTGAATGCGTGAAGTAGATGGATGACATTTAAATGAAGATACCAAGATTTTTTCATCAGTTTTTTTCACTCTTAGTTATATAATCTATTGCCAAATTTAGAGTTGATTTTATAGGATGTATTTTTGTAATAGCCATACTAATCACCAGAACTTTCTTTTGATTTATTAAGAAGCAGGGAATGGATCTGCCATATTTCTTTTGATAATTTTTCTATCTGCTTATTCATTGAGTCGAAATAATACAAGTTGTATTAGTTGCTTTTACAATCTGGTTTATATTATTTGTTGCATTTGAAAGTAGCCATTGTAGGTTTCTAAATGGTTCTAAATCTACAACATAAATCTCTTTTTCTAATACACATTTTCTAAGAAAATGAGACATAGTTTTGCAATTAGCAAGTTTCATTTTCTTTTCAAAGACTTCTTTCTCTTCCTTAGTTAGTTTTATTTATATTCTTTCATTTCTAAATCTATTTGCCATTTTTCCCACCTTTATAAAATATATTTTTGGGTCTTAGGGTTCTCCCTAACAAGGTAAAAATTAAAAAAATGGAGCATTCCGTTATAAGGTCTGCTCCATTAATTTTTTCGTAAGTGTCCGTACACCTACTGTGCTTGCTATTAAAGTTATAAGCATTAAACGTGTATTAAGTTATTATTAAAAATTTCTATTCCTGATATAGTTGATAGCAAATTAGCATCTCTATTTATATTTTTATGTTTCAAGTTATTTAGTATATATTGTCCGGTTTCTGGACTCCAATATATTTTTAATTTTTTCTTTGCTCTAGTAATTGCGGTATAGAAAATATTGTGTGTTATTCGTTCTTCGGAATCTTTAGTTATTATTATTTTTACAGAATCATATTCTAACCCTTGAGCTTTATGAATAGATATAGCATAAGAAACTTGAAATGGAACATTAGACATTGTATCGTCATCTTCATCTGTGTTATTTGCTTTTTCAACATTAAACGAAATAATAGAATTTCCTGATTTTGAAATTCCTTTAAGTTGGATGTTATATCCCAAAGCATCCAATTCATTTATTGAATATTCTAATTCTATATCAAAAGTTATTCCTTTATTGTCATAAGAAATATCTTTTATTATACCCTTTGCATTATTATGAATTAAAGGTGAGAATCTATTATTCTCATTGAAAAGTATTGGATCATTAACTTTATAAGAGTTCATTTCCCAAATAAAAGATTTATTAGGGTTTTGATTTTGTAAGAGTTTATTTATGTTGTTAATTCCATAAAGTCCATCATAATTTAAGCATAAAATTATTTCATCCATATATTGTTTTTTAAATATTGATTCATTTAAAATTTCAACATTTTCATTATCAATCATAGATTCAAGAATTTCAGGATTAATTTCACGAACATTATCCCAAACTTTTTTTAATTTATCGTTTGTAGTTCTATAAGAATTAGTTAAATTGAATAATATTTTATTAGGAACAAATTTGTTTATCAAATTGAACCAGTTTCCAAAACTTATTGATTCAATTTGATAAATGTCTCCTACTAAAACAAGCAATTTAAAATTCATATTTTCTAATATTTCAGCCATATTTAAATTACTAACTGTGCTGCATTCATCTATAAATAGTATATCACAGTTAATGCTATCTTTGAAATTGAGATATTTACTTATAGTCATAAATTCACAATTTTTAGTTGCAATTTTCCTTCTCATATTTTCAACGCCAGGATGAGTATTAGCTATAAAAACTTTATTTTTGTTTGACCAAAAATTAGAAATGTGTTTTATAAAGGTAGTTTTTCCTGTTCCTGCTGCTCCATAAATTATTGAAACACAAGATTGTGAAAACATATGTTTCAAAGCTTCTTTTTTATATTCATCGTCAATATTATAATTTTCTGTTTTTAGCCAAGATTCTACAGATTCCTGATATTGAACAACACCTTTTTTAGATAAGTTCTTAATTCGATTAATTATTTTAACAGAATCATCCAAATAACCAGAAATATATATATAATTTTTATACCGTTGTATACTTCTAGATTTATGTTTGTAATATAAAGAATTGTTATAATTTTTAATTAAAGATTCTATATTTTCAAATCCGCAAAGTTCTTCTATAGGTGTAAATAATTTACCATGAATTTCTGAATTGTTTTTTAATACTCTTGCAAGTAGTTCATGTTCATGGGAATCTAGAGGTATTGAATCATAAAGATCTTTAAGTTTAGGATTATGAAAAACCAAAGAAGAACAATATGGCATTTCATCAAACGGTATTGCTTTATAGTTTAAAAACAAGTTAGATAATTTCTCACATGAAGAATTATAAAGTTGTCTTTTAATTGTTTCGTTATTCATTCTATTAAGTAGATATAATAGGATATTAGCACCAGGATTTTTACTATTAACTATAGCTCTACACTTGTCAAATAAAGAAGAAAGGAGAGTTTTTTTAGAATTAAAAATTTTATTTGAATAAAAACTGTATTGTGCTTCATCCATACCTATAAATTCATTTAATGAAAAGTTGCTAGTAGTTAGAAATTGCATTAGATTTAAATATTCTGACGAATTGGTTTTTATTTTTAAATCTAAATTGAATATTTTAGCAAAATTATTTAATTCGCAAGGTCTTATAGATATTTCATAATTATCTATAATATAAATCGGCATTGTAGTATCAAGCATATTAATACTATCTTTATATAGAGATAATTTAACAGAATAGTTATCTGGAATATCTAAATTAGTAAAAGCAATGATTCGACTATATTTACTAGTATTTGAGTATGCAGTTACAAAAGTAACTTCATAATAAATTTTACAATCAATAAAAAATGGTTTTATTTTTTGTATATAGTATCTATCGTTATAAT comes from Sneathia sanguinegens and encodes:
- a CDS encoding ORF6N domain-containing protein, with translation MAEENREIVVIDETTMKSKIYYIRNQKVMLDFELAEIYGYETKTFNQQVKNNIEKFDEDFRFQLTKDEWEFLRSKILTSKSDEGAGGRRYMPYAFTEQGIYMLMTVLKGELAVKQSKALIRMFKQMKDFIIENQDFISSKELVQIAVQTNENTKDIAEIKSRMATKEDLKKVMDNFIDPDTYKHFLLMNGDKIEADVAYTKIYKSAKKSIYVIDNYIGLKTLELLRAAKDNVEVIIFSYNVRNKDMLTKNILNDFRRDYPNINLKMKIAGRKYHDRYIAIDYGAENEAFYLCGASSKDAGNKISSITKIEESSKDMYHTMFGGMLSNKDLKI
- a CDS encoding helix-turn-helix transcriptional regulator, yielding MKNIISQLRKQHKITQEELANEVGVTRQTITSIETGKYIASLPLAFKIAKFFDMSIEEIFSIEEDD
- a CDS encoding virulence RhuM family protein; translated protein: MSKEKDKKEIQIRSSAAEYLTFIAANGNNQEAIEIRYENENIWLTQKMMAALYDVSVSAINQHLKKIFDDNELDENSVIKKYLITANDGKSYNTKHYNLQTIIAVGFKVNNERAVQFRKWANQIVPVFCSFLFSCI
- a CDS encoding helix-turn-helix domain-containing protein, with product MLEEFGERVKELRKNIGLSQEKFALKINMDRTYLASVEAGNRNISLKNIEKIADGFDMSISELFKGVENERRQKNL
- a CDS encoding IS30 family transposase; protein product: MEVKGVTWYYSHPYCSFERGSNEVQNKIIRKFIPKVTKISKYSVKEINAITEHMNNYPRKMFGGRTSKEIYEEKIKA
- a CDS encoding helix-turn-helix domain-containing protein; the encoded protein is MAFADRLKNFREKEHLSQTDFAKMIGISTRTLVHYEDGERYPRDIEVYKKIAEVMDCDYNYLLEESDEFLNRVYNMSGKKELEKARALTEGISSLFAGKEISDEDKDAAFEAITRAYWEAKRENKKYKDYVIL
- a CDS encoding DNA-methyltransferase, whose amino-acid sequence is MRYGRIFNEDCLNHIRTLPNNSIDLILTDPPYNIAQYSRGNIKLPNRSEVNNDLGEWDHKEINPFEFVDEFKRVLKPEGNIFIFTSYNLIGKWHEAFDKEFDTFQYFIWHKTNPMPKIYKNGFLNSCEMIICLWNKGHKWNFTNQKEMHNFFESPICMGQERLKNPKHPAQKPLRLIRHLMTIGSDEGDIVYDPFMGVGTTCVAAIETKRKFIGVEIDKEFFYASKKRIKEQIKKSEYANRSL
- a CDS encoding DNA/RNA helicase domain-containing protein; amino-acid sequence: MYGNLEVDIVFVDEAHLLLTRSTRFYNKNNKKCNNMLEDIVKKAKVTIAMFDENQILTTEQYLSDSDINKFRNMSEFPVIRLKTQLRINSSKEVLDWINNFIENGIINELPTNLGNYEIKFFDTPDKLNEAIKNKANNDKTKLSRLIATYDWDYNFKNKDISMVSEEASKYNCVNIGDWHMPWNNAIPHKSSNKNDAWAEQKETINEVGSTFTIQGFDLNYAGVILGPSIKYENGKIVYDTSKKAYDKMTRKRTITEDVKQSFAEKFSKNELRILMTRGVNGLYIYACDENLRNYLMKLQKK
- a CDS encoding DNA adenine methylase, producing MKPIIKWPGGKSREFDKIKDLIPQYSRYIEPFFGGGAVFFELMPSKAKINDISSSLICFYELVRNQNEEFKNILLEYDTSFISLINTCDSYSDKILEAYLNDDNNKSIDIVKFIISKTKVSKELVLDLDSYTKIILASVLDKFKRTKQNNLKRKFSDNDLLENLITGFTSGFYLHFRNIYNDINLNRLDTSKEFEIANFYFIREYCYGSMFRYNKKGEFNIPYGGMSYNRKQFTKKIVSLFNVETKNIFENTQIYNLDFEIFLDKIKLTNDDFIFLDPPYDTDFSDYEGKSFDLNDQIRLCNYLKRVPSKFILIIKNTDFIYNLYKSDFNILYFEKNYTYNVRSRNERSVTHLIIKNF